The Mangifera indica cultivar Alphonso chromosome 8, CATAS_Mindica_2.1, whole genome shotgun sequence genome has a window encoding:
- the LOC123222992 gene encoding zinc finger CCCH domain-containing protein 2-like, protein MTTICFDQHQDKLYHHLLSPKSPTKPFKDIEVPPRKFLLNSKKLLHHNHHPEINNMFFPEEFTSLHKFLPFNNTDADSDADSDSDPYASDHFRMYEFKIRHCTRSRSHDWTDCPFAHPGEKARRRDPRRFHYSGTVCSEFRRAGGCSRGDDCEFAHGVFECWLHPSRYRTEACKDGKNCKRKVCFFAHSTRQLRILPEISSPPKYSHPLSGNSPLNNHCCMFCHHSVNSSPTSTLLGMSHLSRSPSLSPPLSPVNQGFSPISRYIERLTKFSSTADAAMSYKDVLTELMISFDAVNFNEVSSPLSVPSGNSMNSNGPWIDANSFNIEDQQQFILSPSTPNPSGSLNPFGGDCSTKHLLDDQQINDINGGQLGCPDPDLGWVNELLM, encoded by the coding sequence ATGACCACCATTTGTTTTGATCAACATCAAGACAAACtttatcatcatcttctttcCCCCAAAAGTCCCACCAAACCCTTCAAGGATATTGAGGTTCCTCCTAGGAAATTTCTTCTAAACAGCAAGAAACTGTTACACCATAATCATCATCCAGAaatcaataatatgtttttcCCTGAGGAATTTACCAGTCTTCACAAGTTCTTGCCTTTCAACAATACTGATGCTGATTCTGACGCTGACTCTGATTCCGATCCTTATGCCTCCGATCATTTTCGCATGTACGAATTCAAGATCCGTCACTGTACTCGTAGCCGTAGCCATGACTGGACTGACTGTCCTTTTGCTCATCCTGGCGAGAAGGCTCGTCGCCGTGATCCTCGAAGGTTTCATTACTCTGGAACTGTTTGTTCTGAGTTCCGTAGGGCAGGTGGGTGTAGCCGTGGAGATGATTGCGAGTTTGCTCACGGAGTCTTTGAGTGCTGGCTCCATCCTTCACGATATAGAACCGAAGCTTGCAAAGACGGCAAGAATTGTAAACGAAAGGTGTGTTTTTTCGCTCACTCTACTCGTCAGCTTCGCATTTTGCCGGAGATTTCATCACCTCCAAAGTATAGTCACCCTCTCTCCGGCAATTCTCCATTGAATAATCATTGTTGCATGTTTTGCCATCATTCTGTAAATTCCTCTCCAACTAGTACTTTGTTGGGTATGTCTCATTTGTCACGGTCACCGTCTCTTTCACCGCCATTGTCGCCGGTGAATCAAGGATTCTCACCCATTTCTCGGTACATCGAGCGTTTGACAAAGTTCAGTAGTACAGCCGATGCGGCCATGAGTTACAAAGATGTGCTTACTGAGCTGATGATTTCTTTCGATGCAGTGAATTTCAATGAAGTTTCTTCTCCTTTGTCTGTCCCAAGTGGTAATAGCATGAACAGTAATGGTCCTTGGATTGATGCAAATTCTTTTAACATTGAAGATCAGCAACAGTTTATTCTTTCTCCTTCAACTCCAAACCCATCAGGATCACTCAATCCTTTTGGTGGGGATTGTTCAACCAAACATTTGCTTGATGATCAGCAGATCAATGACATTAATGGTGGGCAACTGGGTTGTCCGGATCCTGATCTGGGTTGGGTGAATGAGCTCTTGATGTAG